From the genome of Tachysurus fulvidraco isolate hzauxx_2018 chromosome 20, HZAU_PFXX_2.0, whole genome shotgun sequence, one region includes:
- the LOC113650265 gene encoding oligodendrocyte-myelin glycoprotein-like translates to MKKSCALKMREAAPLHCTLLLLLLARRIDAACPSICSCSESDREVDCSWRGLRTLPSGIQFNTHSLNLSHNRLADLDNVLAPYTHLRTLDVSHNRLSRMPALLPRSLWEIYASGNRIRLLEKNDTVFHWNLRLLDLSVNRLERVVFINNTLPNLQALNLSCNKFWTVPTNMPRNLEMVDLSHNTLVQILPGSLDRLPRLSRFYLHANRFSTVCEGAFEQLHGLKLITLRGNPWACDDFSNIKYLMDWVRHTSAHVLDCPCHTWSICGDAQHARVTSGWYFASYTLAPRGGPGWEFNRLLSGVTTHYISEDVLTGSQHTKKTPKPSSHQDDNEESFGHRFLLTSTSESLSATSLPLPTDTPVTGDLLTTGGVSTSSTRRTTTLRTRSVRRTNQKLGKNASPENRAWLLFTVLLSVLFLITSDQVM, encoded by the exons atgaaaaaaag TTGTGCCTTGAAGATGCGTGAAGCTGCTCCACTGCACTGTACacttctgctgctgcttttgGCCCGGCGCATCGATGCAGCATGTCCCTCGATATGTTCCTGCAGTGAAAGCGATAGAGAGGTAGATTGCTCCTGGAGAGGACTGAGAACCCTCCCCAGTGGCATCCAGTTCAACACCCACTCTCTCAATCTGTCCCACAACCGTCTGGCTGACCTGGACAATGTCCTGGCCCCCTACACCCACCTCCGCACCTTGGATGTCTCTCACAACCGACTTTCCCGCATGCCTGCCTTGTTGCCCCGCTCTCTGTGGGAAATTTATGCCTCGGGCAACCGCATCCGCCTTCTGGAAAAGAATGACACGGTTTTCCACTGGAACCTGCGTCTACTGGATTTGTCTGTAAACAGGCTGGAGCGGGTTGTGTTCATCAACAACACACTACCAAACCTGCAGGCTCTCAACCTTAGCTGCAACAAGTTCTGGACGGTGCCTACTAACATGCCCCGGAACTTGGAGATGGTAgatctgtcacacaacacactggtACAGATCCTGCCTGGGTCACTAGACCGCCTACCCAGACTATCACGGTTCTACTTACATGCCAATCGCTTTTCCACAGTGTGTGAAGGTGCATTTGAGCAACTCCATGGACTAAAACTCATCACACTAAGAGGCAACCCTTGGGCCTGTGATGACTTCTCCAACATCAAATATCTGATGGACTGGGTCAGGCACACTTCAGCCCATGTGCTGGATTGCCCGTGCCACACCTGGTCAATCTGTGGTGATGCCCAACATGCAAGGGTGACATCAGGGTGGTACTTTGCCTCCTACACCCTTGCTCCACGTGGCGGACCGGGTTGGGAGTTCAATCGTCTCCTATCTGGGGTGACTACCCACTACATATCTGAAGATGTGCTCACTGGCTCTCAGCACACCAAGAAGACTCCCAAACCCTCTAGTCATCAAGATGATAACGAGGAATCTTTTGGGCATCGTTTTCTTTTGACCTCTACTTCAGAAAGTCTTTCCGCGACAAGCCTGCCTCTCCCCACCGATACGCCCGTCACCGGGGATCTCCTCACTACCGGTGGAGTCTCCACTTCAAGCACACGCAGGACAACCACTCTTCGCACCAGGAGCGTCAGGAGAACCAATCAGAAGCTTGGCAAAAATGCGAGCCCAGAAAACAGAGCTTGGTTATTGTTCACAGTCTTGCTAAGTGTCCTCTTTCTGATAACTTCCGACCAGGTCATGTAA
- the LOC125139766 gene encoding serine, glycine, tyrosine and glutamine-rich protein-like translates to MKLGVATCLLLVSVMCSLFEKGEMASSTNSTNTTTWTTTTIAGAAGGGAAGGGAAGGGAAGGGAAGSGITTASAVVATTAKSGGARSISFPFSGGNLLLLLTTSAIFSMALLLN, encoded by the coding sequence ATGAAGCTCGGCGTGGCTACATGTCTACTGCTGGTGTCTGTAATGTGCAGCCTGTTTGAAAAAGGTGAAATGGCCAGCAGCACCAAcagcaccaacaccaccacctgGACCACCACAACTATCGCAGGGGCCGCCGGTGGTGGCGCCGCCGGTGGAGGCGCCGCCGGTGGTGGCGCTGCCGGTGGTGGCGCCGCCGGTAGTGGCATCACCACCGCTAGTGCCGTCGTCGCCACCACCGCCAAGTCAGGCGGGGCTCGGTCCATCAGCTTCCCTTTCTCAGGTGGAAACCTTCTGCTCCTTTTGACCACGTCGGCCATCTTCTCCATGGCGTTGCTGCTGAATTAA
- the LOC113650266 gene encoding uncharacterized protein LOC113650266, which translates to MSVVGAILCSHSPNSSRFITSCFTLHTLIPPDNISLLLANASPRSRDSKMYHFVCFVLLVSLEGIKTSTQTTSIEHTVSQMDTATMTYKGPSDHKGMLAQTMGSKPSSKPPSKPPSEPPSELTSEPSSCLIDLKDKKDVLLFSANALLLLVCLLLLLIIMCMACKRCRRSRKDKMVMMKSSSGVNGKPSECEVKYSSVNVEIETTPDEAQEQTPEEEVGGEASQVSAKENQNTAKDTNETSETNEATPTQEVDRSDQTDLKMEDLDKAE; encoded by the exons ATGTCAGTGGTGGGTGCGATTCTGTGCAGTCACAGCCCAAACTCCTCACGCTTCATCACCAGCTgcttcacacttcacacactgaTTCCACCTGACAACATCTCCCTGCTGCTCGCCAACGCCAGTCCAAGATCTCGAG ATTCTAAGATGTATCACTTTGTGTGCTTCGTTCTGCTTGTGAGTCTGGAAGGAATAAAAACTTCTACTCAAACAACATCGATtgaacacacagtcagtcaaATGGACACAGCAACGATGACATACAAAGGGCCCAGTGATCACAAAGGCATGTTAGCTCAAACTATGGGGAGTAAGCCATCAAGTAAGCCACCAAGTAAGCCACCAAGTGAGCCACCAAGTGAGCTAACAAGTGAGCCATCAAGCTGTCTGATTGATCTCAAGGACAAGAAGGACGTGTTACTATTTTCTGCAAACGCATTACTCCTGCTagtctgtcttttgttgctgCTGATTATTATGTGCATGGCCTGCAAACGTTGCAGACGTTCCAGGAAGGACAAGATGGTCATGATGAAATCGTCCAGCGGTGTAAATGGTAAGCCTTCTGAATGCGAGGTCAAATATTCCTCTGTGAACGTGGAGATCGAGACAACACCAGATGAGGCACAGGAGCAAACCCCAGAAGAGGAGGTGGGTGGAGAAGCTTCCCAGGTCTCCGCCAAAGAGAACCAAAATACAGCCAAAGACACCAATGAGACCAGTGAGACAAATGAGGCCACGCCCACCCAAGAAGTCGATCGGTCCGACCAAACGGATCTGAAGATGGAAGATTTGGACAAGGCCGAATAG